Proteins encoded within one genomic window of Anopheles gambiae chromosome 3, idAnoGambNW_F1_1, whole genome shotgun sequence:
- the LOC1279958 gene encoding serine proteinase stubble codes for MLSGHFPTCTVGLLIWFGCFSTLVHANIIHNVLGLPDTCVYQNQVRTCRLSFSCWLEGGRHVSGCGENRWLMSCCVYDNEQSSAVLAPKVAYAGPMVPMVPVLQPIVPVNRPNMLAPPQSFTKKKSFFHRRSDQLMQNECGIPQTSQNTLQKRIIGGRTANFAEYPWQAHIRIAEYQCGGVLVSRRFVATAAHCIQQARLKDILIYLGELDTQNSGKIVEPLPAEKHRVEMKIVHPKFIFRMTQPDRYDLALLKLTRPAGYKSHILPICLPMRPLELVGRKGIIAGWGKTNANMGQTGTNILRTAAVPIISTKECLRWHSSKNINVELFNEMFCAGHSDGHQDACLGDSGGPLIINDRGRYTLIGITSAGFGCGVDHQPGIYHNVQKTIKWIQSVIYA; via the exons ATGCTCTCAGGGCATTTCCCAACCTGCACCGTAGGATTGCTGATTTGGTTCGGATGCTTTTCCACGCTCGTACACGCAA ACATCATTCATAATGTGCTGGGTCTGCCGGACACCTGCGTCTACCAGAACCAGGTTCGCACCTGCCGGCTTTCCTTCTCCTGCTGGCTGGAGGGTGGACGGCACGTGTCCGGCTGTGGCGAAAACCGATGGCTCATGTCCTGCTGTGTGTACGACAATGAGCAATCGAGTGCCGTTCTTGCGCCAAAGGTAGCGTACGCCGGACCGATGGTACCGATGGTGCCAGTGCTGCAGCCCATCGTACCGGTGAACCGACCCAACATGCTTGCTCCACCCCAAAGCTTTACCAAGAAGAAAAGCTTTTTCCATCGTCGCTCCGACCAGCTGATGCAG AACGAATGTGGCATTCCGCAAACGTCACAGAACACGCTGCAGAAGCGCATCATCGGCGGACGGACGGCCAACTTTGCCGAGTACCCGTGGCAGGCGCACATCCGCATAGCGGAGTACCAGTGCGGTGGTGTGCTGGTGTCACGCCGGTTCGTCGCCACTGCGGCCCACTGCATCCAGCAGGCCCGGCTGAAGGACATCCTCATCTATCTGGGCGAGCTCGATACGCAAAACTCGGGCAAAATTGTTGAACCCCTGCCGGCGGAGAAGCATCGGGTGGAGATGAAAATCGTCCATCCGAAGTTTATCTTCCGCATGACGCAACCGGACCGGTACGATTTGGCCCTGCTGAAGCTTACCCGGCCGGCCGGCTACAAGTCACACATACTGCCCATCTGTCTGCCGATGCGGCCGCTGGAGCTGGTCGGCCGCAAGGGCATCATTGCCGGGTGGGGCAAAACCAACGCCAACATGGGCCAGACGGGTACCAACATCCTTCGAACGGCGGCCGTTCCTATCATTA gTACAAAAGAATGTTTGCGATggcacagcagcaaaaacatcaaCGTGGAGCTGTTCAACGAGATGTTCTGCGCCGGCCATTCCGATGGACATCAGGATGCTTGCTTGGGTGACTCGGGTGGGCCGCTCATTATCAACGATCGCGGGCGGTACACGCTGATCGGCATTACCAGCGCTGGGTTCGGCTGTGGCGTTGACCATCAGCCCGGCATCTACCACAACGTGcagaaaacaatcaaatggATACAGAGCGTTATCTATGCGTAA